In Candidatus Babeliales bacterium, the following proteins share a genomic window:
- the sufC gene encoding Fe-S cluster assembly ATPase SufC — protein sequence MNTLIIENLSVSIEEKPIIKQFSLTLSSGSVHALMGPNGSGKSSLAYALAGHRRYSAISGSALLNKKNLLDLPPHKRAQEGLFIAFQYPQSLPGVNVFTFLKESHAALTGHRMDVKQFRACIEELFELMGLGNSFFDRSVNDGFSGGEKKRFEMVQLLLFKPRVAILDEIDSGLDVDALRAVGKALELVRKEHPEMILFLITHYQRILDYCIPDQVHILVDGVLQSSGDFQLAREIELKGYDGYRI from the coding sequence ATGAACACGCTGATAATCGAAAATCTTTCTGTTTCAATCGAAGAGAAGCCCATTATTAAGCAATTTTCGCTGACACTTTCAAGCGGTTCTGTGCATGCGCTTATGGGCCCGAATGGGTCTGGCAAAAGTTCCCTTGCGTACGCATTAGCGGGCCATCGTCGTTATTCTGCCATTTCTGGTAGCGCACTATTAAATAAGAAAAATCTTCTAGATTTGCCGCCGCATAAAAGAGCGCAAGAAGGCCTCTTTATCGCTTTCCAATATCCGCAGTCACTGCCAGGGGTAAATGTATTTACCTTCCTAAAAGAATCTCATGCGGCTCTCACCGGCCACAGGATGGATGTTAAGCAATTTCGTGCATGCATTGAAGAACTTTTTGAACTTATGGGACTTGGAAATTCTTTTTTTGATCGCTCTGTTAATGATGGATTTTCTGGAGGCGAAAAAAAACGTTTTGAGATGGTTCAGCTTCTGCTTTTTAAACCACGCGTTGCAATTCTTGATGAGATCGATTCTGGGCTTGATGTTGATGCGTTGCGTGCCGTTGGTAAGGCGCTGGAATTAGTGCGTAAAGAGCATCCAGAAATGATTCTTTTTTTAATAACACATTATCAACGCATTTTAGATTATTGTATCCCTGATCAAGTTCATATTTTAGTTGATGGCGTTTTGCAATCGAGTGGGGATTTTCAATTAGCGCGCGAGATTGAATTAAAAGGATACGATGGCTATCGAATCTGA
- a CDS encoding GspE/PulE family protein, translating into MQIDRTITEYSAVDLVDKLIMRAIECKASDIHCEPLDNLLRIRYRIDGVLYDQPHLPESLALQILSRIKILAHTDIAEKRIPQDGKFRVRAGIHEIDLRVSTFPSMHGQKIVIRILDRQHMTIALNRLGLQLTMYETLSSILNKQSGFFLVTGPTGSGKTTTLYAALSALNSPEKNIITLEDPVEYHIEGITQGHIQSDIGFTFARGIRAMLRQDPDVVMVGEIRDIETAKAAIEASLTGHLVLSTLHTTDAPGALMRLMDMGIEPFLINASVSGILAQRLVRRLCTACKIERLPTDDEKIILERLDLHLQTVFSSTGCSACLNLGYKGRIGIFELLMMSHGLRALVVHKPIFDAIAGQAKADGMATLLEDAKYKVQQGIISLAELVRVLL; encoded by the coding sequence ATGCAGATTGATCGTACAATTACTGAATATTCGGCGGTAGATCTTGTCGATAAATTAATCATGCGAGCGATTGAATGCAAGGCATCGGATATTCATTGCGAACCCCTTGATAATCTTTTGCGTATTCGTTATCGGATTGACGGAGTACTTTATGATCAACCGCATCTGCCGGAATCGCTCGCGCTCCAAATTTTATCCCGCATTAAAATCTTAGCACATACCGATATAGCCGAGAAACGCATTCCCCAAGATGGCAAGTTTCGTGTTCGCGCGGGTATTCACGAAATCGATTTGCGCGTTTCAACATTTCCCTCAATGCACGGCCAAAAAATTGTGATACGCATTCTTGATCGGCAGCATATGACGATTGCGCTCAATCGTTTGGGATTGCAGCTTACGATGTACGAAACGCTTTCATCGATACTTAATAAGCAGAGCGGATTTTTTTTAGTTACCGGACCAACCGGATCAGGAAAAACAACAACGCTTTATGCGGCACTTTCCGCGCTCAATTCTCCAGAAAAAAATATTATCACGCTTGAAGATCCTGTGGAATATCACATTGAGGGTATTACGCAAGGCCACATTCAATCAGATATTGGTTTTACGTTTGCGCGAGGCATTCGTGCGATGCTTCGCCAAGATCCGGATGTCGTCATGGTTGGAGAAATTCGCGATATAGAAACGGCAAAAGCTGCTATTGAAGCATCGCTTACCGGACATTTAGTTTTAAGCACATTGCATACCACCGACGCGCCGGGGGCCCTTATGCGTTTGATGGATATGGGAATCGAACCATTCTTAATTAACGCTTCCGTTTCAGGAATTCTTGCGCAGCGATTAGTGCGCAGGCTTTGCACTGCATGCAAAATCGAACGATTACCGACCGATGACGAAAAAATTATTCTTGAGCGACTTGATTTGCATCTGCAAACAGTATTTAGCAGCACCGGTTGTTCAGCATGCCTTAATTTGGGCTACAAAGGCCGTATCGGCATCTTTGAACTTTTAATGATGAGCCATGGCCTGCGCGCACTTGTTGTTCATAAACCGATTTTTGACGCAATTGCGGGGCAAGCAAAAGCGGACGGGATGGCGACGCTTCTTGAAGATGCAAAATACAAGGTGCAGCAAGGAATTATTTCGCTCGCAGAATTAGTACGCGTATTGCTCTAG
- a CDS encoding FUN14 domain-containing protein: protein MEKISTNNWFGIAKEKIDEGARKLNISSSTLTESAIALGSGFVIGYLAKKYGRPILVSAFMLIVALVILNYFSVITIEWSKTKALIGLSPNDDAHAILNHMGQWIKDHTIAVVVGAIAFLIGYSIR, encoded by the coding sequence ATGGAAAAAATTTCAACGAATAATTGGTTTGGTATAGCAAAAGAAAAGATTGATGAAGGTGCACGTAAATTAAATATATCATCAAGCACGCTTACAGAAAGTGCTATCGCTCTCGGATCGGGTTTTGTTATTGGGTATTTAGCAAAAAAATATGGCCGGCCAATTTTAGTGTCTGCGTTCATGCTTATCGTAGCATTGGTAATTCTTAATTATTTTTCAGTGATTACGATCGAATGGTCTAAAACAAAGGCACTTATCGGCCTTTCACCAAATGATGATGCTCATGCGATCCTTAATCATATGGGGCAATGGATAAAAGATCACACGATTGCAGTTGTTGTTGGCGCGATCGCTTTCCTGATTGGGTATTCCATCAGATAA
- a CDS encoding HU family DNA-binding protein → MNKAMVVELMAKMTKESKATCKRCLEASMDVISDALKKGKPVVLTGFGTFSVLKRKARTGVNPATGGKMQIPAKKVPKFKPGKALKELVS, encoded by the coding sequence ATGAATAAAGCGATGGTTGTTGAATTAATGGCCAAAATGACCAAGGAATCAAAAGCAACATGTAAGCGTTGCTTGGAAGCGTCAATGGATGTAATTAGCGACGCTCTTAAAAAAGGTAAACCAGTTGTATTGACTGGCTTTGGAACATTCTCTGTATTAAAGAGAAAAGCACGTACAGGTGTTAATCCTGCTACTGGTGGCAAAATGCAAATTCCTGCTAAAAAGGTTCCTAAGTTCAAGCCAGGCAAAGCGCTTAAAGAATTGGTTTCGTAA
- a CDS encoding rhodanese-like domain-containing protein translates to MKIGNFIKEIAMMAPNKVTLGVILVGIATLSACQWFGSSSHHEHKPSLVVVNVLDKQYYDDAHIAGSINVPLEELENYVQKNLGKDTEIVIYCGNYKCLASSEGAKMLTDLGYNHVWAYEGGTAEWKQLGFPINGAGKEVYLNDLEKPEGMTHEGVNMITAQELKEKIEKHAQKRDCC, encoded by the coding sequence ATGAAAATAGGAAATTTTATTAAGGAAATAGCAATGATGGCCCCCAATAAAGTGACGCTTGGTGTAATTCTTGTCGGGATAGCAACCTTAAGCGCTTGCCAGTGGTTTGGTTCTTCGAGTCATCACGAGCATAAGCCATCGCTTGTGGTGGTGAACGTGCTTGATAAGCAATATTATGATGATGCCCATATTGCGGGTTCTATAAATGTACCGCTTGAAGAACTTGAGAATTATGTACAGAAGAATCTGGGCAAAGACACTGAGATTGTGATATATTGTGGTAATTATAAGTGCTTAGCAAGTTCTGAAGGCGCTAAAATGCTAACAGATCTTGGCTATAATCATGTTTGGGCCTACGAAGGTGGTACTGCAGAGTGGAAACAACTTGGTTTCCCAATCAATGGTGCGGGCAAGGAAGTTTATTTAAATGACCTTGAAAAGCCAGAAGGTATGACGCACGAAGGCGTTAATATGATTACAGCACAAGAACTTAAAGAGAAAATTGAAAAGCACGCGCAAAAAAGAGATTGCTGCTAA
- the lepB gene encoding signal peptidase I, with protein MTFIQKFRAWLRRPNKSTIEQYIETFIVVVPIAFIIRTYFYGLYQVPTGSMETTMLVGERFFADKFFVNFYPIERGNIITFNDPNFAYSDVWYKKLFENYVWGPSNWTKRVIGIPGDHVKGVIEDGKPVVYLNGQKLDEPYINKYPLIALYRDSSQPWDFRSYDPSVSYEEQPFYAMDEFSVERAKRLVRNYNDSNIKMPYQPVECYGRTVDEFDVQLGENQYWAMGDNRQGSNDSRYWGPLDGSLIHGVIKWRLISIDSTDSWLIFDLASHPIDFWKRVRWNRFFQRVR; from the coding sequence ATGACCTTTATTCAAAAATTTCGCGCATGGCTTCGTAGGCCAAATAAATCGACGATTGAACAATATATAGAAACGTTTATTGTCGTTGTGCCAATCGCTTTTATTATTCGCACTTATTTTTACGGTTTATACCAGGTTCCAACCGGATCAATGGAAACAACGATGCTTGTTGGTGAACGTTTTTTTGCCGATAAATTTTTTGTTAATTTTTATCCAATTGAGCGCGGCAATATTATTACATTCAATGATCCGAATTTTGCCTATTCCGATGTTTGGTATAAAAAATTATTTGAAAATTACGTATGGGGCCCATCAAATTGGACAAAACGAGTTATTGGTATCCCGGGTGATCATGTAAAAGGCGTAATTGAGGATGGAAAACCGGTCGTTTATCTTAATGGCCAGAAATTGGATGAGCCGTACATTAATAAATATCCGCTTATCGCCTTGTATCGCGATAGTTCGCAACCTTGGGATTTTCGTTCTTATGATCCGTCAGTTTCTTACGAAGAGCAACCTTTTTACGCAATGGATGAATTTAGCGTAGAACGCGCGAAACGTTTGGTTCGCAACTATAATGATTCGAATATAAAAATGCCGTACCAACCGGTTGAATGTTATGGAAGAACAGTTGATGAGTTTGATGTTCAATTGGGAGAAAATCAATATTGGGCAATGGGCGATAATCGACAAGGGAGTAACGATTCACGCTATTGGGGGCCGCTTGATGGCTCTCTGATTCATGGTGTCATTAAATGGCGCTTGATTTCGATCGATAGTACCGATTCGTGGCTCATTTTTGATCTGGCTTCGCATCCAATCGATTTTTGGAAGCGTGTTCGTTGGAACAGATTCTTTCAGCGTGTTCGCTAA
- a CDS encoding M23 family metallopeptidase translates to MIILLIGTYRDLMEQGKQLVELKNEYDTYVLVYKKIFDEYKTIKQAGGSSSGQELLPIMEKDAGNTFEVVNRNANYLAESACDFGKNYNLEDSLRFLYGLDGSRYEEPRRPVAKKRKRVQGKSARSSKRRPMISLHPRTDIPMQWPIVRDQFWLSSRFGWRKRGQELHFHTGIDLAAMNGTLVTAAARGVVIEVSFSKKGYGNTIVIAHGQDRTSRYAHLETIKVRYGQKVEAGQQIGCVGATGLVLGRNGKKSASHLHFEVKEHGKHVDPLLILT, encoded by the coding sequence ATGATTATTTTACTCATCGGTACCTATCGTGATCTCATGGAACAAGGAAAGCAGCTTGTTGAGCTTAAAAATGAGTACGACACGTACGTTCTGGTTTACAAGAAAATATTTGATGAATATAAAACGATCAAACAAGCCGGCGGTAGCTCTTCAGGCCAGGAATTGCTTCCTATAATGGAGAAAGATGCAGGAAATACTTTCGAGGTTGTTAATCGAAATGCAAACTATTTAGCCGAATCTGCGTGCGATTTTGGAAAAAATTATAATCTAGAAGATTCGTTACGTTTTCTTTATGGGCTTGACGGATCGCGCTACGAAGAGCCTCGCAGGCCGGTGGCGAAAAAAAGAAAGCGCGTTCAGGGTAAAAGTGCTCGTTCATCAAAGCGCCGTCCTATGATAAGTTTACATCCTCGCACCGATATTCCGATGCAATGGCCAATCGTGCGCGATCAGTTTTGGTTAAGTTCAAGATTTGGATGGCGTAAGCGCGGCCAAGAATTGCATTTTCATACCGGAATCGATCTTGCAGCAATGAATGGAACGCTTGTTACTGCTGCAGCCCGTGGCGTTGTGATTGAAGTTTCCTTTTCAAAAAAAGGTTATGGTAATACAATAGTTATTGCTCACGGCCAAGATCGGACTTCGCGTTATGCGCATTTGGAAACAATCAAAGTTCGTTATGGGCAAAAAGTTGAAGCGGGCCAACAAATCGGTTGTGTTGGCGCTACCGGTTTAGTTCTTGGTAGAAACGGAAAAAAAAGTGCTTCACATCTTCATTTTGAAGTAAAAGAGCACGGAAAACATGTCGATCCATTATTGATTTTAACATAA
- a CDS encoding SH3 domain-containing protein, translating into MVIAPSRISLIFVLFYSAIAYAVQNDQEIFLQARRRYFQNEPQKAFELYTSIEKKGDAVWFNSGACLLALNKQAEALAYWYRARKEASFVSLPFIDHAISNLEKTLNDNSRTNVDSRWQFFERTSLLFSLGTWQLLFLSVLFLFGFCVFYASRMKKIVLVFFAIVLLLLAVLIFAANRLKTSSIGIVAQEEATIRIAPDESFDQACLLPYGSSAQILQKEGQWYKIRHHTCVGWVNIADVVRAQ; encoded by the coding sequence ATGGTTATCGCGCCTTCAAGAATATCTTTAATCTTCGTTCTCTTTTATTCGGCAATAGCGTACGCAGTACAAAATGACCAAGAGATCTTTTTACAAGCCCGAAGGCGGTATTTCCAAAATGAGCCACAAAAAGCGTTCGAACTTTACACCTCAATTGAAAAAAAAGGTGATGCAGTTTGGTTCAATAGTGGTGCTTGTCTACTTGCGCTTAACAAACAAGCTGAGGCACTCGCTTATTGGTATCGTGCGCGAAAAGAGGCGAGTTTTGTATCGTTGCCCTTTATTGATCATGCAATAAGCAATCTTGAAAAAACGCTTAATGATAATTCGAGAACGAATGTCGATTCTCGATGGCAGTTTTTTGAACGAACTTCACTTCTTTTTTCACTCGGCACCTGGCAATTACTTTTTCTATCAGTTCTTTTTTTATTCGGTTTTTGCGTATTCTATGCAAGCCGCATGAAAAAAATAGTGCTCGTTTTTTTTGCCATTGTTCTTTTATTATTAGCAGTGCTGATTTTTGCAGCGAATCGATTGAAAACGAGCTCTATTGGGATTGTTGCTCAAGAAGAAGCGACGATAAGAATAGCTCCCGATGAATCTTTTGATCAGGCATGCTTGTTGCCGTATGGTTCATCAGCACAAATCTTGCAAAAAGAAGGCCAATGGTATAAAATTCGGCACCATACGTGTGTTGGATGGGTTAACATAGCTGATGTTGTCCGAGCTCAGTGA
- a CDS encoding BatD family protein: protein MVKKIGKFIAIYLIAFPAYAGQTTLSLAITDHNGRPMQQAQVGIPFFIEAVIGGDEINVGTPNIEGLKAFHIQDQGMVSTMRTTVNGVTTNKKTHRYLVRADKEGRFAIGPAQVKTQAGTLTSGIVYVTVGAQQVTTNTDEAIVRLLMDKTKVVVGEKVGFSIRFYYQNGVSLTGISDPQLKDISLQGPYTGVELVDGVRMNYLEWRSDFYPSAAGKISIPPVRATYRMQRMNRSAGFDIFSLFDNAFDQKYIYSNGLSIDVDSLPHTNESVSAVGVFDSIELMLDKNEAAEGDGIVLRLTVNGSGNTEKMLSPKLVLPQGLTSYDSQTSLRDFGGGKTATIFEYIVQGIKPGSYTIPEQMFTYFNTQDRSYKTLKTSTAHLTITPGTGFTPDQKDSSPTIESAAGDVSTSQSAHEQIPLLPHGAIHSPSHWQLPWSFFWAGIFGFFCALLARYVQPFILQRRLSRSTKKEYAFANARSRLARLKKAGRSKRALYDLFMQFFAQRAQCPVNEMTEDLINEQLKQAGCSNQMIDQWEIFFKKCAAFAFFSGDAARDNEQTLYQEAEQWLSRLQEYL from the coding sequence ATGGTCAAAAAAATTGGTAAATTCATCGCGATTTATTTAATAGCGTTTCCAGCATACGCCGGGCAAACGACTCTTTCTTTAGCTATAACCGATCACAACGGAAGGCCAATGCAGCAAGCGCAAGTTGGTATTCCATTTTTCATTGAGGCGGTAATTGGCGGGGATGAAATAAATGTCGGAACTCCCAACATTGAAGGATTAAAAGCGTTTCATATTCAGGATCAAGGAATGGTGAGCACCATGCGAACGACCGTTAACGGCGTTACGACGAATAAAAAAACGCACCGCTATTTGGTACGCGCTGATAAGGAAGGAAGATTTGCTATAGGCCCCGCACAGGTAAAAACCCAAGCGGGTACATTAACTTCAGGCATTGTTTATGTAACGGTCGGCGCGCAGCAAGTAACCACCAATACGGATGAAGCAATTGTGCGTTTACTAATGGATAAAACAAAAGTAGTGGTCGGAGAAAAAGTCGGATTTTCGATACGATTTTATTACCAAAATGGTGTGAGCCTCACCGGCATTTCAGATCCGCAACTAAAAGATATTTCACTGCAAGGGCCGTATACCGGGGTTGAATTGGTAGATGGCGTGAGGATGAATTATTTGGAATGGCGCTCCGATTTTTATCCGAGTGCCGCCGGAAAAATATCAATACCGCCCGTTCGCGCTACGTATAGAATGCAGCGAATGAATCGCTCTGCGGGTTTTGATATTTTTTCGCTATTTGATAATGCATTTGATCAAAAATATATTTATTCAAACGGGCTCTCGATCGATGTAGATTCGTTACCGCACACAAATGAATCTGTTTCAGCAGTCGGTGTTTTTGATAGCATTGAACTCATGCTTGATAAAAATGAAGCTGCCGAGGGCGATGGGATCGTGCTTCGATTGACCGTGAACGGATCGGGCAATACGGAAAAAATGCTTTCTCCAAAACTTGTACTTCCTCAAGGATTAACTTCGTATGACTCACAAACGAGCTTGCGCGATTTTGGTGGCGGAAAAACTGCAACGATTTTTGAATATATTGTGCAGGGTATTAAGCCGGGCTCCTATACGATTCCAGAGCAAATGTTTACCTATTTTAATACGCAGGATCGTTCATATAAAACACTCAAAACTTCTACTGCCCATCTTACGATTACGCCAGGTACCGGATTTACTCCGGATCAAAAAGACTCGTCACCTACCATTGAAAGTGCGGCAGGCGATGTATCAACATCACAATCCGCACATGAACAAATACCGTTGTTGCCCCATGGTGCAATTCATTCACCTTCTCATTGGCAACTTCCCTGGTCATTTTTCTGGGCCGGCATATTCGGATTTTTCTGCGCGTTATTAGCACGATACGTACAGCCGTTCATTTTGCAACGGCGTTTATCGCGTTCAACAAAAAAAGAATATGCATTTGCAAACGCTCGCTCACGACTTGCTCGCTTAAAAAAAGCAGGACGAAGCAAAAGAGCGCTCTACGATTTATTCATGCAGTTTTTTGCACAACGCGCTCAGTGCCCAGTTAACGAAATGACCGAAGATCTTATTAATGAGCAATTGAAACAAGCAGGTTGCTCAAATCAGATGATCGATCAATGGGAGATTTTCTTTAAAAAGTGTGCAGCATTCGCTTTTTTTTCGGGCGATGCGGCTCGTGATAATGAACAAACCCTTTACCAAGAAGCAGAACAATGGTTATCGCGCCTTCAAGAATATCTTTAA
- a CDS encoding tetratricopeptide repeat protein, with translation MKKNIFLFVLFFCGCAQAFDYNPWVLFKKFQASRADEQQNYENAKKITHELITHNPHDTESVYNAGKAAYALNDYKQAENYFEAVAKASDVSPDLKKRALFDLGNSQVRQQELERALESYKQLAQLDPGHEKAAEMIKQIEDELEKRKRQQQQENQDQKNNNDNNQKKPNDKQSDQQKKDQQNSDSKKNEQNQQSSDQKNNDENNEQQSDKKNEPKQNDGSSDNQKKGDQSKEEKKDGKQGSDNQGNKSSEKKSDKGQERTDGKEKQERSAGNNAQKGRERGGDERPEKPEAGDGQHNEKQEQKTPPKLNKNKPTQEPKNEQGAPSQYDAQTPLQDDRLSQDEQLFLKRLDEHDAQALKRMLKVDVKKGMPVHHGQKNW, from the coding sequence ATGAAAAAAAATATTTTTCTTTTTGTTTTGTTTTTTTGCGGTTGCGCGCAGGCATTTGATTATAATCCATGGGTGCTGTTTAAAAAATTTCAAGCATCGCGCGCCGATGAGCAGCAGAATTATGAAAATGCAAAAAAAATTACGCATGAATTAATTACGCATAATCCCCACGATACCGAATCCGTTTACAATGCAGGAAAAGCCGCGTATGCATTAAATGATTATAAGCAAGCAGAAAATTATTTTGAGGCAGTTGCAAAAGCATCTGATGTTTCGCCAGATTTGAAAAAACGCGCACTGTTTGATCTTGGAAATAGCCAAGTGCGCCAGCAAGAACTGGAACGCGCACTCGAAAGCTATAAGCAACTTGCGCAATTGGATCCAGGTCATGAAAAAGCTGCAGAAATGATTAAGCAAATTGAGGATGAACTGGAAAAACGAAAACGACAGCAGCAGCAAGAGAATCAAGACCAGAAAAATAATAACGATAACAATCAAAAGAAACCGAACGATAAACAAAGCGATCAGCAAAAAAAAGATCAACAAAATTCAGATTCAAAAAAGAACGAACAAAATCAACAATCATCCGATCAGAAAAATAACGATGAAAATAATGAACAGCAATCTGATAAAAAAAATGAACCAAAACAAAATGACGGTTCATCCGATAACCAAAAAAAAGGCGATCAGTCAAAAGAAGAAAAAAAGGATGGAAAACAAGGATCCGATAATCAAGGAAATAAGAGTTCCGAAAAAAAGAGCGATAAGGGCCAAGAGCGAACTGATGGCAAAGAAAAACAAGAAAGAAGCGCTGGCAATAATGCTCAGAAAGGGCGTGAGCGCGGTGGTGATGAACGACCCGAAAAGCCAGAGGCCGGTGATGGGCAACATAATGAAAAACAAGAACAAAAAACACCTCCTAAACTAAATAAAAATAAGCCTACACAAGAACCAAAAAATGAACAAGGAGCGCCATCGCAGTACGATGCGCAAACACCTTTACAGGATGATCGTTTATCTCAAGACGAACAGTTGTTTTTAAAACGTTTGGATGAGCATGATGCGCAAGCGCTCAAAAGAATGCTAAAAGTTGACGTTAAAAAAGGGATGCCAGTGCACCATGGTCAAAAAAATTGGTAA
- a CDS encoding VWA domain-containing protein, with protein sequence MKTFFGEITFALLGYRYFFPLVVLACILIFFIAYRRFRGISKLASVKRRRYLVTHFSVIKLFFKVLLLMAGCASLFIVFLRPQWGTIEQTIEQEGRDLFIALDVSRSMLAQDKQPNRLAFAKEKIKQLVGTLKSERVGLVIFSGSALVQCPLTVDYGAFFLFLNQIDAETISSGTTALDQVLKKIIDVFTRAPARKNKLVVILTDGEDFSSNLTKVREQAREVGVHIFTLGIGTPEGAPVPVVDDDGRQHGHQKNEKGEIVISRLNEGILRALSAESGGAYVRASDGDADIKELVRMVEQFEKEKFEDKTVPTLQERYPIFAVIAFVCFLLEWLL encoded by the coding sequence ATGAAAACTTTTTTTGGCGAAATTACGTTTGCGCTTTTGGGTTATCGTTATTTTTTCCCGCTTGTTGTGCTTGCTTGTATTCTGATTTTTTTTATTGCCTATCGGCGGTTTCGGGGTATTTCAAAGCTAGCATCAGTTAAAAGAAGACGCTATTTGGTGACTCACTTTTCAGTTATCAAACTGTTTTTCAAAGTGTTATTGCTTATGGCAGGTTGCGCAAGCCTCTTTATTGTTTTCTTAAGGCCGCAATGGGGTACGATCGAACAAACGATTGAGCAAGAAGGGCGCGATCTTTTTATTGCACTTGATGTTTCGCGTAGCATGCTTGCACAAGACAAGCAGCCAAATCGACTCGCTTTTGCAAAAGAAAAAATTAAACAATTAGTGGGAACTTTAAAATCGGAACGCGTAGGATTAGTAATTTTTTCAGGATCTGCCTTAGTGCAATGCCCATTGACGGTTGATTATGGTGCATTTTTTCTCTTTTTAAATCAAATCGATGCAGAAACAATCTCTTCCGGAACTACCGCTCTTGATCAAGTATTAAAAAAAATTATTGATGTTTTTACCCGAGCTCCTGCTCGAAAAAATAAATTGGTGGTTATTCTGACCGATGGTGAAGATTTTTCAAGCAATCTGACTAAAGTGCGGGAACAAGCGCGGGAAGTTGGTGTGCACATCTTTACTCTAGGTATTGGAACGCCAGAAGGCGCGCCAGTTCCAGTAGTTGATGATGATGGGCGTCAGCATGGGCACCAGAAAAATGAGAAGGGAGAGATTGTTATATCTCGACTCAACGAAGGAATTTTGCGAGCACTATCGGCCGAATCTGGCGGTGCGTATGTTCGTGCATCGGACGGTGATGCGGATATTAAAGAGCTTGTGCGCATGGTGGAGCAGTTTGAAAAAGAAAAATTTGAAGACAAAACGGTGCCAACTCTTCAGGAGCGTTACCCGATCTTTGCGGTGATAGCTTTTGTTTGTTTTTTACTTGAATGGCTGTTATGA
- a CDS encoding VWA domain-containing protein — MNFAFRFAYPLFMYVGVGVIIAALLIRRYWPQTTKYRYSLASTFSTLGYKASSWPISLQNLLRSALLIFLAALAARPQLVDVQSKIPVEGIDIMMVLDASGSMQCFDDLQDQRSRFEVAKTEAINFIERRENDQIGLVIFGRDAVSRIPLTIDKKISTEIIKNLELGTVNPDGTALGVAMAMAARRLQQSKAKSKVMIVLTDGEPTPEIDIDPQTAVDLAKKLGIKIYTIGIGGEHGGLFHDPLFGIRSMGFRLNSTLLRSIAEQTGGSYFEAHRPHELHQIYAHIDALEKTAIEATIFSTYHELLVPVGCAAAIALLLELLARLIWVVL; from the coding sequence ATGAATTTTGCATTTCGATTTGCGTATCCACTTTTTATGTATGTTGGCGTGGGCGTTATTATTGCCGCGCTGTTGATTCGCCGTTATTGGCCGCAAACAACAAAATATCGTTATTCGCTCGCTTCTACTTTCTCAACGCTTGGCTACAAAGCATCGTCGTGGCCAATTTCGTTGCAGAATCTTTTGCGTTCTGCTCTTTTGATTTTCTTGGCGGCACTTGCAGCTCGCCCACAATTAGTTGATGTGCAATCGAAAATCCCTGTTGAAGGGATCGATATTATGATGGTACTTGATGCATCTGGTAGTATGCAGTGTTTTGATGATTTACAGGATCAACGTTCTCGCTTTGAGGTTGCAAAAACTGAAGCGATTAATTTTATTGAACGGCGTGAAAACGATCAAATTGGATTAGTTATTTTTGGGCGCGATGCGGTTTCTCGCATTCCGCTTACCATTGATAAAAAAATTAGTACTGAAATTATAAAAAATTTAGAATTGGGAACGGTGAACCCGGATGGTACGGCGTTGGGTGTTGCTATGGCGATGGCAGCTCGCCGCTTGCAGCAATCTAAAGCAAAAAGCAAAGTGATGATTGTGCTTACCGATGGTGAACCAACTCCGGAGATTGATATCGACCCGCAAACGGCGGTTGATTTAGCAAAAAAATTAGGTATAAAAATTTATACTATTGGCATTGGTGGCGAGCATGGGGGCTTATTTCATGATCCGCTTTTTGGCATTCGCTCGATGGGATTTAGATTGAATAGTACGCTTTTGCGATCGATTGCTGAACAAACTGGTGGCTCATATTTTGAAGCACACCGCCCGCATGAACTGCATCAAATTTATGCACATATCGATGCGCTTGAAAAAACTGCCATTGAGGCAACTATTTTTTCAACTTATCATGAACTATTAGTTCCTGTAGGATGTGCAGCGGCAATTGCGCTATTGCTTGAACTTCTTGCACGTTTGATCTGGGTGGTGCTATGA